The genomic DNA TATGACGATTGATATGTATCCATGAGGGGTCCGATGATATCGAACGCATGGAGGTCTTCCACCTTCGCCTTCGCCTTGATATAGGCGCGCATTTCAGGTTTCACAAGGGTATAGACGATCAGCCCTTTCGTCAGTTTTGCAAGGGAGATTACTTCATCGATATTTTCCAATTCTTCGATATACGGGAAGCGTTTAATGACCGTATTCTTAGAACCATCGAACTGGCTGATGGCTGCCTTGGTCACTAGTTCGGCCGTTTCCCCGACGGAGTCTGATACCACATAGATAATCGGTTCTTTCACGATCATTCACCACCTGTTAATATTCATCTGCCAGTGCAACGAACGCCTTTGTGACATTCGTCTTTGTAATCCGCCCTGTTACTTCAAGATCTCCATTATCCGTTTTCCGGACAACAGGGACGGAGTCGATCTGCTTATGGATCAAATCCTTCGCGACGCCGATCAACGGATCATCCTTCTCGCATGTCGTGATATTCGGCATCCTCGTCATGATGATATTCACCGGAAGCGTACTCAATTCCTGCTTTCCGATGCTTGCCCTTAGAAGATCCTTCCGGGAGAGGACCCCGACCAGATAGGAATTCGCATCAACTACGAACAGTGTCCCCACATCTTCGAGGAACATCGTCACGATTGCATCATAGACTGAGACATTTTCATTCACGACCACAGGAATGGATTGATAATCCTTCACGTAGATTTTCTTCAGGTTTTCTGTCAGCAGCTGGGTTCCCGTCTTACCGGTATAGAAATACCCCACCCGGGGCCTTGCATCAAGGTAACCCGCCATGGTCAGAATGGCCAGATCCGGTCTCAGGGTGGCACGGGTCAAGTTGAGTCGGTCGGCGATCTGTTCTCCCGTGATGGGCCCATTATCTTTCACGATCTGCAAAATCGTTTCTTGACGTTTATTCAGTTCCATTTTCCTTCACCACCTAACGACCCTTTTTCAAAATGTTATACTGTATACTAAATATTATATACTAATGAGTCAAAATGAAAAGAGTATTATCTTTTCCCTTTATGTGTAAACTATATCGGAATATTAGACCTGTAAAAGAGTATCCTGTTTCCAGGGAAACATCAACTCTTTTTCACTTTGAGCGAACAATGGTTGTCAAGAAGAAAATCCCATGATAAAATAGCTAACACATTCATAACGTAAGCAATGACGGATAGATAAGTAACCGCAGCCTTAAGCGACCGGGGATGGTGGAAGCCCGGAACAGCGGAGAAACGGCGATCCCGAGCTCATACAATCGAAAGTGGATATGCCTTTTGCATATCAACTAGGGTGGAACCGCGAGCCAAAGCTCGTCCCTAGGCCTATAGTGCCTGGAGACGAGCTTTTTTTATTGGCCGGCACCCTTATCCAAAAAAGGAGTGACAGATTATGTCGATGGAACAAGTAGTAAACCTTGCCAAGCACCGCGGATTCGTCTTCCCAGGATCCGAAATCTACGGTGGCCTTGCCAACACATGGGATTACGGTCCCCTTGGCGTGGAGCTGAAGAACAACATCAAGAAAGCATGGTGGAAAAAATTCGTTCAGGAATCCCCTTATAATGTCGGTCTGGATGCCAGCATCCTGATGAACCCCAAAACATGGGAAGCTTCCGGCCACGTTGGGAACTTCAATGATCCGATGATCGATTGTAAAAAATGCAAAACCCGTCATCGTGCCGATAAATTGATCGAGAATGCCCTTGAAGCAAAAGGGATGGAGATGATCGTCGACGGCCTCCCGTTCGAAAAGATGGAAGAGATCATGAAAGAACATGAAATCGTCTGCCCTGACTGTGGAGCGCAGGATTTCACAGAAATCCGTCAGTTCAACTTGATGTTCAAAACGCATCAAGGTGTAACTGAATCCTCAACGAATGAAATCTTCCTTCGTCCGGAAACGGCCCAGGGGATCTTCGTCAACTTCAAGAACGTACAGCGTTCCATGCGTAAAAAAATGCCTTTCGGTATTGCACAGATCGGTAAGAGCTTCCGAAATGAAATCACGCCGGGTAACTTCACGTTCAGAACACGCGAATTTGAACAGATGGAGCTTGAATTCTTCTGTAAGCCCGGTGAAGATCTTGAATGGTTCTCTTACTGGCGCGAATTCTGTAAGAACTGGTTGCTGAACCTTGGTCTAAACGAAGACAATATGCGCCTTCGCGATCACGACGAAGACGAACTGTCCCACTACAGTAACGCAACAACCGATATCGAGTACAAATTCCCGTTCGGATGGGGCGAACTGTGGGGTGTGGCTGACCGTACAGATTTCGATTTGAAGCGCCATATGGAGCATTCGAATGAAGACTTCCATTACATGGACCCGCAAACCAATGAAAAATATGTGCCTTATTGCATCGAGCCTTCCCTCGGAGCAGACCGTGTGACACTTGCCTTCCTATGTGATGCATTCGAAGAAGAGGAGCTTGAAAACGACTCCCGTACCGTCCTCCGCTTCCATCCTGCACTTGCACCATACAAGGCTGCCGTGCTTCCACTTTCGAAGAAGCTATCGGATGAAGCGTTCAAAGTGTATGAAGAGCTTTCCAAAGACCTGATGATCGATTTCGATGAGACGGCTTCCATCGGGAAACGCTATCGTCGCCAAGATGAGATCGGTACGCCGTTCTGCATTACGTATGACTTTGATTCTGCTGAAGACGGCCAAGTGACGGTCCGCGATCGTGATACAATGGAGCAGGTTCGCATGCCGATCAGCGAAGTAAAAAGCTTCCTGGATGGTAAAATTAACTTCTAAATGAAACAAGACCTCCACGCCTGAGCATGGGGGTCTTTTCTATCCAATCCAACAAAAGAAAGGACCGCTCCCGGCAAAAGGGGGCGGTCCTTCTCACTCTATTCACATCACACTAGAATAAATCCTTCAGGTTGTCCATCTGGTCCAGAAATCTTCTTGATTTCAAGTGCAAACCGGAGTATTCGTCGTAATAGGTCCGGATCACCTTTTTTAATTCGGCCTTTGTTTCATCCTTCACCGATACATTCCCCAACCGGTTGATATCAAAGTAATAAAAGACCCTGAGTAACTTGACCGTCCCCTGTTTCAAAGGGAGGGCGTGGGAGTCCTTGTGGACGCACCGGTGGCAGATGAAACCATTTTCCCGGAATGAAAAGGAGAAGGTCCCTTCCTTCTCGCCGCACACAGAGCATCCATCGAGGTTCGGATAAAGCCCCAAGACCGGCAGCATCTTCATTTCAAAGATATGGACGAGGATCTCTGGATCCACTTCATCATCAAGATAATGCAGGGATTGGTGGAGAAGCTCGAACAGGAAAGGATTCGGCTTCCGGTCCTCCGTTGCCTTATCGAGCAGCTCCACCATGTATGTGGCGTAGGAGGTTTTGAATAAATCTTCCCGGATATGACGGAGTGACTCGACCATCTCCCCCTGCTGGAGGGTACCGAGACCGTTTCCTTTGATGTACATGAAATAGCCATATGTAAATAACTGTGATATGGCGGAAAGACGGCTGTTGGGCTTCTTAGC from Rossellomorea marisflavi includes the following:
- a CDS encoding helix-turn-helix transcriptional regulator — protein: MELNKRQETILQIVKDNGPITGEQIADRLNLTRATLRPDLAILTMAGYLDARPRVGYFYTGKTGTQLLTENLKKIYVKDYQSIPVVVNENVSVYDAIVTMFLEDVGTLFVVDANSYLVGVLSRKDLLRASIGKQELSTLPVNIIMTRMPNITTCEKDDPLIGVAKDLIHKQIDSVPVVRKTDNGDLEVTGRITKTNVTKAFVALADEY
- a CDS encoding glycine--tRNA ligase; protein product: MMSMEQVVNLAKHRGFVFPGSEIYGGLANTWDYGPLGVELKNNIKKAWWKKFVQESPYNVGLDASILMNPKTWEASGHVGNFNDPMIDCKKCKTRHRADKLIENALEAKGMEMIVDGLPFEKMEEIMKEHEIVCPDCGAQDFTEIRQFNLMFKTHQGVTESSTNEIFLRPETAQGIFVNFKNVQRSMRKKMPFGIAQIGKSFRNEITPGNFTFRTREFEQMELEFFCKPGEDLEWFSYWREFCKNWLLNLGLNEDNMRLRDHDEDELSHYSNATTDIEYKFPFGWGELWGVADRTDFDLKRHMEHSNEDFHYMDPQTNEKYVPYCIEPSLGADRVTLAFLCDAFEEEELENDSRTVLRFHPALAPYKAAVLPLSKKLSDEAFKVYEELSKDLMIDFDETASIGKRYRRQDEIGTPFCITYDFDSAEDGQVTVRDRDTMEQVRMPISEVKSFLDGKINF
- the recO gene encoding DNA repair protein RecO, which gives rise to MLQKCEGIVIRTNDYGETNKIVTVFSREFGKVGLMARGAKKPNSRLSAISQLFTYGYFMYIKGNGLGTLQQGEMVESLRHIREDLFKTSYATYMVELLDKATEDRKPNPFLFELLHQSLHYLDDEVDPEILVHIFEMKMLPVLGLYPNLDGCSVCGEKEGTFSFSFRENGFICHRCVHKDSHALPLKQGTVKLLRVFYYFDINRLGNVSVKDETKAELKKVIRTYYDEYSGLHLKSRRFLDQMDNLKDLF